A region from the Paenarthrobacter aurescens genome encodes:
- a CDS encoding alpha/beta fold hydrolase, which translates to MGFIKVGTENTTDIELYYEDHGAGQPVVLIHGYPLDGGSWEKQSAALLNAGYRVITYDRRGFGKSSKPTTGYDYDTFAADLNTVLETLDLQDVVLVGFSMGTGEVGRYIGTYGESRIAKAAFLASLEPFLLQTEDNPTGVPSSVFDGIRNAAIEDRYAWFTNFYNDFFNTDNFLGNRLSEEALRNSWNVAAGSSWYASFAVVDSWLTDFRSDIEKVTVPSLIVHGTDDRILPIDATGREFTKRLPSAEYVEIEDAPHGMLWTHGAEINEVLLRFLAK; encoded by the coding sequence ATGGGCTTCATCAAGGTTGGCACCGAGAACACCACGGACATTGAGCTCTACTACGAAGACCACGGAGCAGGTCAGCCCGTAGTCCTGATCCACGGCTACCCGCTGGACGGTGGCTCATGGGAGAAGCAGTCCGCAGCACTTCTCAACGCCGGCTACCGTGTAATCACCTACGATCGCCGCGGCTTCGGCAAGTCCAGCAAGCCCACTACCGGCTACGACTACGACACCTTTGCGGCCGATCTCAACACCGTCCTTGAAACCCTGGATCTGCAAGACGTAGTGCTGGTGGGCTTCTCCATGGGAACCGGCGAAGTTGGGCGCTACATCGGCACCTACGGCGAGTCCCGGATCGCCAAGGCCGCCTTCCTCGCCTCCCTCGAACCTTTCCTCCTGCAGACCGAGGACAACCCCACCGGCGTCCCTTCCTCGGTATTCGACGGCATCCGGAACGCTGCGATCGAGGACCGCTACGCCTGGTTCACCAACTTCTACAACGACTTCTTCAACACTGATAACTTCCTGGGCAACCGTCTCAGCGAAGAAGCCCTGCGGAATTCCTGGAATGTGGCAGCAGGTTCATCCTGGTACGCATCCTTCGCCGTAGTGGATTCCTGGCTCACCGATTTCCGCTCGGACATTGAGAAGGTCACCGTTCCGTCGCTGATCGTCCACGGCACTGACGACCGCATCCTGCCGATCGACGCCACCGGCCGTGAATTCACCAAGCGCCTTCCCTCCGCCGAATACGTGGAGATCGAGGACGCGCCGCACGGCATGCTCTGGACGCACGGCGCTGAAATCAACGAGGTCCTGCTCCGCTTCCTGGCCAAGTAG
- a CDS encoding TetR/AcrR family transcriptional regulator has translation MDISEVRERIVATADDLYNAKGIQAVGMDELRSAAGVSLKKLYGEFPSKSSIVMAVLEHRHRSWTEGLDATVQQAGTPRERLLAIFDYLAGWFCQDSFRGCGFINSFAELGAVSPEVAEYARKHKESFQEYVSGLAVEAGAPAYLAPQLAILAEGAQTTAAIAGTSDAAGQARQAAEVLIDVALTSN, from the coding sequence ATGGATATTTCCGAGGTTCGCGAACGCATTGTTGCCACCGCCGATGATCTCTATAACGCCAAGGGAATCCAGGCCGTGGGAATGGATGAACTCCGCTCCGCGGCGGGGGTCTCACTGAAAAAGCTCTACGGGGAATTTCCCTCAAAGAGCAGCATTGTCATGGCTGTGCTTGAGCACCGGCATCGCTCCTGGACGGAAGGTCTGGACGCCACCGTCCAGCAAGCCGGGACACCCAGGGAGCGCCTGCTTGCCATCTTTGACTACCTTGCAGGGTGGTTCTGCCAGGACTCATTCCGTGGGTGCGGCTTCATCAACAGCTTCGCTGAGCTCGGTGCCGTCAGCCCCGAGGTTGCCGAGTATGCGCGGAAACACAAAGAATCATTCCAGGAGTACGTCTCCGGCTTGGCGGTCGAAGCTGGCGCCCCGGCCTACCTGGCCCCCCAGTTGGCCATCCTCGCCGAAGGCGCCCAGACCACTGCGGCCATTGCAGGAACATCCGATGCTGCCGGGCAGGCACGTCAAGCAGCCGAGGTTCTGATCGACGTGGCGCTGACATCCAACTAG
- a CDS encoding sodium:proton antiporter, translating into MFEVPSILFLSAGIAVLAAAVLPKLLRQTPLSMPMVFLGSGILAFTLLPDLPDPDPILHADFTTHLTEVCVIISLMGAGLALDRPFSWRGWSTTWRLLGIVMPVCILVMTLLGLWVLGLGLAAAILVAGAIAPTDPVLASEVQVGKPADTEEDADEDEVRFALTSEAGLNDGLAFPFVYLAILISLVGASPAAWVGEWVGLDILWRISVGVLLGFGTGKLLSLIFFASKRKSFRLSEHSEGFVALAATFLAYGVAELVEGYGFIAVFICAVTIRSAERHHAYHQVLHSYVEQLERLMTIVILVLLGGAIARGLLEGIGWAELLVALGFLLLVRPAAGWLGLMGGKTGPRERLAISYFGIRGIGSLYYVGYALTHGNFDAEAQQLWALIGLVVALSIVVHGATTAPLMNRLDRRRAAEARKQHGDEGRAPTTAV; encoded by the coding sequence GTGTTTGAAGTCCCCAGCATTCTGTTCCTTTCGGCGGGCATTGCGGTGTTGGCGGCCGCGGTCCTGCCTAAATTGCTGCGCCAGACCCCACTTTCCATGCCCATGGTGTTCCTGGGCAGCGGCATCCTGGCGTTCACCCTGCTTCCTGACTTGCCGGACCCGGATCCCATCCTTCACGCTGACTTCACTACGCACCTGACTGAAGTCTGCGTCATTATTTCCCTCATGGGCGCGGGGCTGGCGCTGGATAGACCCTTCTCATGGCGTGGGTGGTCCACTACTTGGCGGCTGCTCGGAATCGTCATGCCCGTGTGCATTCTGGTGATGACATTGCTGGGGCTATGGGTGCTGGGGCTGGGACTTGCCGCCGCCATCCTGGTAGCAGGTGCCATTGCGCCCACCGATCCCGTGTTGGCTTCCGAGGTGCAAGTAGGAAAACCCGCGGACACAGAAGAGGACGCCGATGAGGATGAAGTCCGCTTCGCCCTGACCTCCGAGGCGGGATTGAATGACGGACTTGCCTTCCCCTTTGTGTATTTGGCCATTCTCATCAGCCTCGTGGGGGCCTCGCCCGCGGCCTGGGTAGGGGAGTGGGTTGGCCTGGACATACTGTGGCGGATCTCAGTTGGTGTGCTGCTGGGCTTCGGTACCGGCAAACTCCTGAGCCTGATCTTCTTCGCCTCCAAGCGAAAGAGCTTCCGGCTCTCCGAGCACTCCGAAGGTTTTGTGGCACTGGCCGCTACTTTCCTGGCGTACGGGGTTGCCGAATTGGTGGAAGGCTACGGATTCATTGCCGTATTCATCTGCGCTGTGACCATCCGTTCCGCTGAACGACACCACGCGTATCACCAGGTTCTCCATAGCTATGTAGAGCAACTCGAACGGCTCATGACCATTGTGATCCTGGTGCTCCTTGGCGGTGCAATAGCGCGTGGACTCCTGGAAGGGATCGGCTGGGCGGAGCTGCTGGTGGCTTTGGGATTCCTCTTGCTGGTCCGCCCCGCAGCTGGCTGGCTCGGGTTGATGGGAGGCAAGACAGGTCCGCGCGAACGCCTGGCCATTTCCTACTTCGGCATTCGCGGAATCGGCTCACTGTATTACGTGGGATACGCACTGACCCACGGAAACTTCGACGCCGAGGCCCAACAACTCTGGGCGCTGATCGGCTTGGTAGTGGCACTGTCCATCGTGGTGCACGGGGCCACCACTGCACCGCTAATGAACCGGCTGGATCGTCGTCGAGCCGCCGAAGCACGCAAACAGCACGGCGACGAAGGCCGGGCGCCCACCACGGCCGTGTAG
- a CDS encoding ice-binding family protein — protein MNHSSARQETRTSALRFRRGRKTLTVGAASGVLLLAGAILLQQSPAFAATPVNLGTATSYSVLAATTVTNTGPSTLQGDLGLSPGTAITGFPPGTTAGTVHAADAVALQAQQDLTIAYNNAAGQALTTSVSGDLVGQTLVEGVYKSTSSLGLSGQLTLDGQGNPGSVFVFQVASTLITASASSVVLINGAQACNVFWQVGSSATLGTASSFKGSVLALTSITAQTGAVIEGRLLARNGQVSLDTNVITNPSCSTTPTTSAPPGTATATATPTETATPTETATPTETATPTDTATATATATPTDTGTATATATATPTDTGTATATATATPTATETGTATATATATPTDTASATATPTATATNQSVPLAGTGRNQGANVDTAVGLSRTGSMQQTTILGTLFVGLGGVGIALVTTRLLMNGRRGR, from the coding sequence ATGAACCACAGCTCTGCGCGCCAGGAAACCAGAACGTCAGCTCTTCGATTCAGGCGCGGACGAAAGACCCTGACTGTGGGGGCCGCCTCCGGAGTTCTTCTCCTGGCAGGCGCCATCTTGTTGCAACAATCGCCAGCCTTTGCCGCCACACCCGTCAACCTGGGCACGGCAACCTCCTATTCTGTCCTTGCTGCCACAACAGTGACCAACACCGGTCCCTCCACGCTCCAGGGAGACCTGGGCCTGAGCCCAGGTACCGCCATCACAGGGTTTCCGCCAGGGACAACCGCCGGAACCGTCCATGCAGCAGACGCAGTGGCTTTGCAGGCACAGCAGGACCTGACCATCGCCTACAACAACGCCGCCGGGCAAGCCCTCACCACCAGCGTCTCAGGAGACCTTGTGGGCCAGACCCTGGTTGAAGGCGTCTACAAGTCCACGTCATCCCTTGGCCTCAGTGGACAACTCACGTTGGATGGCCAAGGCAATCCGGGCTCAGTATTCGTCTTTCAAGTGGCCTCCACGCTGATTACGGCCTCAGCCAGCAGCGTGGTCCTGATCAACGGTGCCCAAGCATGCAACGTGTTCTGGCAGGTGGGCAGCTCCGCGACCCTGGGTACCGCCTCCAGTTTCAAGGGATCCGTGCTGGCGCTGACATCCATCACGGCACAAACAGGCGCGGTTATTGAAGGGCGCCTCCTGGCACGGAATGGACAGGTCTCCCTGGACACCAACGTGATAACCAACCCCTCCTGCAGCACCACACCCACAACCTCCGCGCCCCCAGGCACGGCGACGGCGACTGCCACACCCACTGAGACGGCTACACCCACTGAGACTGCTACTCCCACTGAGACGGCTACTCCCACCGACACGGCGACGGCGACTGCCACCGCGACTCCCACCGATACGGGCACGGCGACTGCTACCGCCACCGCGACTCCCACCGATACGGGCACGGCTACGGCGACAGCGACCGCCACACCCACTGCGACGGAGACGGGCACGGCGACGGCGACCGCCACCGCGACTCCCACCGACACGGCGTCGGCGACCGCCACACCCACGGCGACCGCGACGAATCAGTCAGTTCCCCTGGCTGGAACCGGCAGGAATCAGGGCGCCAACGTGGACACCGCCGTCGGATTGTCCCGAACGGGATCCATGCAACAAACAACCATCCTGGGGACGCTCTTTGTTGGTCTTGGCGGTGTGGGTATCGCCTTGGTGACAACACGCTTGCTGATGAATGGGCGCAGGGGACGCTAG
- a CDS encoding class F sortase, whose amino-acid sequence MRHKAAQRGRRRRSLFPEGPVGRRWGGAALLAFLTAVLLAVLLPGLWSAPAPALNSQPVATAPQQSPATSPSDAQALRSPSAVAEGPALQPQLSGGRVPLEAGAPPLHIAYDAVGLDQGVVPLTPTAQELELNSIVPPHTPDAYWLSPYGMPGEGSTNTTYVVGHSVEGGGSPFNNISALAKVGDLLTVTTAEGPMVFRVDGVSTEYKDTLRDSKIWDIVPGRLVLITCYAADLWGKNIIVQASPLPAG is encoded by the coding sequence TTGCGGCACAAAGCAGCACAGCGCGGGAGGCGTCGTCGGAGCCTTTTTCCGGAGGGGCCAGTGGGCCGGCGGTGGGGTGGGGCGGCGTTGCTCGCTTTCCTCACCGCGGTCCTGCTGGCTGTGCTGCTTCCGGGGTTGTGGTCCGCCCCGGCTCCGGCGCTCAACTCCCAGCCTGTGGCTACGGCGCCCCAGCAGTCCCCGGCGACGAGCCCCTCGGACGCCCAGGCGCTGAGGAGCCCCTCGGCAGTGGCAGAGGGGCCGGCCCTGCAGCCCCAGTTGTCCGGTGGGCGTGTTCCGCTGGAGGCGGGTGCACCGCCGCTCCACATCGCGTATGACGCAGTGGGACTGGACCAGGGCGTAGTGCCTTTGACCCCCACAGCGCAGGAACTCGAGCTGAATTCGATCGTCCCGCCCCACACGCCGGACGCCTACTGGTTGAGCCCGTACGGCATGCCAGGCGAGGGCTCTACCAATACCACCTATGTCGTGGGGCACAGCGTGGAAGGGGGCGGTTCACCCTTCAACAACATCAGCGCCCTTGCGAAGGTGGGGGATCTGCTGACCGTCACCACTGCTGAAGGGCCGATGGTCTTCAGGGTGGACGGTGTCAGCACTGAGTACAAGGACACGTTGCGGGATAGCAAAATCTGGGACATCGTGCCCGGCCGGCTCGTTCTCATTACCTGCTATGCAGCTGACCTGTGGGGGAAGAACATCATCGTCCAGGCAAGTCCTTTACCGGCAGGATAA
- a CDS encoding App1 family protein, which produces MSPRPMKPRPQSDAVDEQSPTPLTKGRRHLAMRLDDAWLGFQTRLAIRRGRVETVIPYTGYGSTSWVRVLARVVRSDPRDAAGHANPLQESMRGWRNFTSAPVAHARVNVTIAGTVFDVKADRGGVVDARIPVALDAGWHTITLQSGESETVEAPVEIVADDANFGVVSDIDDTVMVTALPRPFLAAWNTFVLNEHARTPTPGMAVLYERIARTAPSAPVLYLSTGAWNVAPTLSRFLSRNLYPAGPKLLTDWGPTPDRWFRSGQEHKRTSLERLAEEFPNIKWLLVGDDGQHDEAIYSEFAHRHPANVRAIAIRQLSAGEAVLAGGRSKSGGQPTPGVPWIYAPDGAGMSAKLEELGVIRNEVRSADDPEEGEVHTP; this is translated from the coding sequence ATGTCTCCCCGTCCCATGAAACCACGCCCCCAGTCCGACGCCGTTGACGAGCAAAGCCCCACGCCGCTGACTAAGGGCCGCCGTCACCTCGCCATGAGGCTCGACGACGCGTGGCTGGGTTTTCAGACGCGCCTCGCGATCCGCCGTGGCCGGGTGGAAACGGTGATCCCTTACACCGGATATGGAAGCACCTCCTGGGTGAGGGTCCTTGCCCGTGTTGTCCGCAGTGACCCCCGGGACGCTGCGGGCCACGCCAATCCGTTGCAGGAAAGCATGCGTGGTTGGCGCAATTTCACCAGTGCCCCCGTGGCCCATGCACGGGTGAACGTGACCATCGCAGGCACTGTTTTTGATGTGAAGGCTGACCGCGGCGGTGTGGTGGACGCGCGTATTCCGGTAGCCCTTGACGCCGGCTGGCACACCATCACCCTTCAGTCGGGGGAGTCTGAAACGGTGGAGGCGCCTGTGGAGATCGTCGCGGATGACGCCAATTTCGGCGTCGTGTCTGATATTGACGACACCGTGATGGTTACCGCACTGCCGCGTCCGTTCCTCGCTGCCTGGAACACTTTTGTTCTCAACGAACACGCCAGGACCCCTACGCCGGGCATGGCGGTGCTGTATGAGCGGATTGCCCGGACTGCGCCCTCCGCACCAGTGCTCTACCTGTCCACCGGGGCGTGGAATGTGGCCCCAACCCTGTCACGTTTCCTGTCGCGCAACTTGTACCCGGCCGGTCCCAAGCTGTTGACCGACTGGGGCCCCACGCCTGATCGCTGGTTCCGCAGCGGCCAGGAGCACAAGCGGACTTCGCTGGAACGCCTCGCGGAGGAATTCCCCAACATCAAGTGGCTGTTGGTAGGCGACGACGGCCAGCATGACGAGGCCATTTACTCCGAGTTCGCCCACCGCCATCCCGCCAATGTCAGGGCCATCGCCATCCGCCAACTCTCGGCCGGTGAAGCGGTGCTGGCCGGCGGGCGCTCAAAGTCCGGTGGCCAGCCCACTCCCGGGGTCCCCTGGATCTATGCGCCGGACGGGGCAGGAATGTCAGCCAAGCTCGAAGAACTGGGCGTCATCCGGAACGAGGTCCGTTCCGCGGACGACCCCGAGGAAGGCGAAGTCCACACGCCCTAG
- a CDS encoding LacI family DNA-binding transcriptional regulator: protein MSTDGSRRRDVTVADVAKAAKVSKAQAARALGNYGAVSDDVRERVLAAAEELEYRPNELARSMNTGKSNTIGVVVGDIENPHFGLAMRGITDTAKKSGYNVILINTDEERAAEVDAVRVLLDKRVDGLIVAPASSVETTHLQQVRESGRPLVLLDRAASGVDVETFAVEMEKISYESTKHLIEAGHRRIAFVSTVSTDGPYVAGMTLDSSQISDRLDGIRRAFDDAGFPYPADLIRLNAGDSGSIMRITQELLQGPDAATAIIASDGLIALSVVEAIQNSGLSIPDDVSFLMYDDFAWTRLTTPPLTVIAQPVYDMGIAAASALIRQIEGRKTAEPGPELVATLIQRGSIGVASAKIALR from the coding sequence ATGAGCACTGACGGATCCCGACGGCGGGACGTAACGGTTGCCGACGTCGCTAAAGCCGCGAAAGTGTCAAAGGCACAAGCAGCCAGGGCGCTGGGCAACTACGGTGCCGTAAGCGACGACGTCCGCGAGCGCGTCCTCGCCGCAGCCGAGGAACTGGAATACCGGCCCAACGAGCTTGCGCGCAGCATGAACACGGGCAAATCCAACACCATAGGCGTGGTGGTGGGCGACATCGAAAATCCCCACTTCGGGCTCGCAATGCGGGGCATCACGGACACCGCAAAGAAAAGCGGCTACAACGTCATCCTCATCAACACCGACGAAGAACGGGCCGCTGAAGTGGACGCCGTCCGCGTGCTGCTGGATAAACGCGTTGACGGGCTCATTGTGGCGCCGGCCTCGTCCGTGGAAACCACGCATTTGCAGCAGGTCCGTGAGTCCGGGCGGCCGCTGGTCCTGCTGGACCGCGCCGCTTCCGGGGTTGATGTTGAGACTTTCGCGGTGGAGATGGAAAAAATTTCCTACGAATCCACCAAGCATCTGATCGAGGCGGGGCACCGGCGCATTGCCTTCGTGTCCACCGTCAGCACTGACGGTCCCTATGTTGCCGGAATGACGCTGGACTCTTCGCAGATCTCAGACCGCCTGGACGGAATCCGCCGGGCCTTTGATGACGCCGGCTTTCCCTACCCTGCCGACCTCATCCGCCTCAATGCCGGAGACTCCGGGTCCATCATGCGCATCACCCAGGAACTGTTGCAGGGACCGGACGCAGCCACAGCCATCATTGCCTCCGACGGCCTGATTGCCTTGAGCGTTGTGGAAGCAATCCAGAACTCGGGTCTGTCCATACCGGATGACGTCTCATTCCTGATGTATGACGACTTCGCTTGGACCCGCCTCACCACTCCCCCGCTGACCGTGATCGCCCAGCCCGTCTATGACATGGGGATTGCTGCGGCCTCGGCACTGATTCGGCAGATCGAGGGCAGGAAAACTGCCGAGCCCGGCCCGGAGTTGGTGGCCACTTTGATCCAAAGGGGATCAATCGGGGTTGCCAGCGCCAAGATCGCACTGCGCTAG
- a CDS encoding ABC transporter substrate-binding protein: MIKLNFRPAALAAAALAALLALSGCGGSSASSSPSADNPYGLIESGTIRVASLGDSKPYTFTDASGNFTGFDVELFKDVAHRAGVDNVVFTGQDFSGLLAAVANGQFDVGVAAIGITDKRKETVDFSDGYLAGYLTVITTKNSGINDADGLNGKRLGVVQGTLQEAYAVKNFTSAQLVRFPDNNTAISAVNSGSVDAHFLDYEAAKEYQEQFGLVSAADIPSFDAPAGFAIAKDKPAFKEALNKGLAEAMEDGTWKKLYEKWFPGSPMPEQYLPKAEQTSSPAPTASK; encoded by the coding sequence GTGATCAAACTGAACTTCCGCCCGGCAGCGCTCGCAGCAGCAGCCTTGGCGGCCCTTCTCGCCCTCTCCGGCTGCGGTGGATCTTCCGCCAGCTCGTCACCATCCGCTGACAACCCCTACGGCCTGATCGAATCCGGAACTATCCGCGTGGCCAGTCTCGGCGACTCCAAGCCGTACACCTTCACGGATGCCTCAGGTAACTTCACCGGATTTGACGTTGAACTCTTCAAGGACGTGGCCCACCGCGCCGGGGTAGACAATGTGGTCTTCACCGGACAGGACTTCTCAGGCCTCCTGGCAGCCGTGGCCAACGGACAATTCGACGTCGGCGTGGCAGCTATCGGTATCACGGACAAGCGCAAGGAAACCGTGGACTTCTCCGATGGCTACCTCGCCGGATACCTGACCGTGATCACCACCAAGAACTCCGGCATCAACGACGCCGATGGCCTGAACGGTAAGCGCCTGGGCGTGGTTCAGGGCACCCTGCAGGAAGCCTACGCAGTGAAGAACTTCACCTCGGCGCAGCTGGTCCGCTTCCCGGACAACAACACCGCCATCTCGGCCGTCAACAGTGGCTCGGTTGACGCCCACTTCCTGGACTACGAGGCCGCCAAGGAATACCAGGAGCAGTTTGGACTGGTCAGCGCCGCCGATATCCCATCCTTCGACGCTCCGGCAGGCTTCGCCATCGCCAAGGACAAGCCCGCCTTCAAGGAAGCCTTGAACAAGGGCCTGGCCGAAGCAATGGAAGACGGCACCTGGAAGAAGCTCTACGAGAAGTGGTTCCCGGGTTCGCCCATGCCGGAGCAGTACCTTCCGAAGGCCGAGCAAACCTCCAGCCCGGCTCCGACCGCCAGCAAGTAA
- a CDS encoding amino acid ABC transporter permease — protein sequence MDWLNTISRTFFDFDAMVEVLPQLLGVGLLNTLIISIAATILGVVMGMVVAVMGISRSRWLRIPARIYTDLFRGLPAILTILLIGQGFARLSQSVFGPSPYPLGIIALSLIASAYIGEIFRAGIQSVDKGQGEACRALGMSYSKSMALVVVPQGIRRVLPALVNQFIAIVKDSSLVYFLGLLVSERELFRVGQDAAVLSGNLSPLVMAGIFYLIITVPLTHLVNYFDNKFRTGRRRPTAPTSGLKEVKELDSASPLITGSNT from the coding sequence ATGGATTGGCTCAATACCATCAGCCGCACGTTCTTCGACTTTGACGCCATGGTCGAAGTGCTGCCCCAACTCCTCGGAGTTGGCCTCCTGAACACCCTGATCATCTCCATCGCAGCAACCATCCTCGGCGTAGTAATGGGTATGGTGGTGGCGGTCATGGGGATCTCGCGCTCCAGGTGGCTGCGTATCCCCGCAAGGATCTACACGGACCTCTTCCGTGGTTTGCCCGCCATCCTCACCATCCTCTTGATTGGCCAGGGTTTTGCACGGTTGAGTCAATCAGTCTTTGGACCCTCTCCGTACCCGCTGGGAATCATCGCACTGAGCCTCATCGCCAGCGCCTACATCGGCGAGATCTTCCGGGCAGGTATCCAGAGCGTGGACAAAGGCCAGGGGGAGGCTTGCCGCGCCCTGGGCATGAGCTACTCCAAGTCCATGGCCCTGGTGGTGGTGCCGCAAGGTATCCGCAGGGTCCTGCCGGCCTTGGTGAACCAGTTCATTGCAATCGTCAAGGACTCCTCCCTGGTCTACTTCCTTGGCCTCTTGGTCAGCGAGCGTGAACTGTTCCGCGTAGGCCAGGACGCCGCAGTACTCTCAGGCAACCTTTCACCGTTGGTCATGGCAGGCATTTTCTACCTGATCATCACTGTGCCGCTGACCCACCTGGTCAACTACTTCGACAACAAGTTCCGCACCGGCCGCCGCCGTCCCACGGCACCCACCAGTGGGCTGAAGGAAGTCAAGGAACTCGATTCGGCCTCGCCGCTCATTACCGGGAGCAACACGTGA
- a CDS encoding amino acid ABC transporter ATP-binding protein, with amino-acid sequence MNLTSNSATSTNQSTAGKQSQDIEKFHGSSLELRNLTMAYGDVEVLRNVSLNVAPGTTTCIIGPSGSGKSTLLRGVNRLHEPKSGDVLLAGESALKVKPDILRARIGMVFQHFNLFPDHTALENVALALWSVKGMSKSEARERAKRRLAEVGLAERADHRPRDLSGGQQQRVAIARALAMEPEVMLFDEATSALDPELVKGVLNLMAGLGRRGMTMLVVTHEMGFARRVADQVVFMDEGEVVEIGTPTELFDNPRSERLQRFLSEVL; translated from the coding sequence GTGAACCTCACAAGCAACAGCGCCACCAGCACTAACCAGTCAACCGCCGGCAAGCAAAGCCAGGACATTGAAAAGTTCCACGGCTCCAGCTTGGAACTGCGGAACCTGACCATGGCCTACGGGGATGTTGAAGTGCTCCGCAACGTCAGCCTCAACGTGGCCCCCGGAACCACCACCTGCATCATCGGCCCTTCCGGCTCGGGCAAGTCCACGCTCCTGCGTGGGGTGAACCGCCTCCACGAACCCAAAAGCGGGGATGTGCTGCTGGCCGGAGAAAGTGCCCTTAAGGTCAAACCGGATATCCTCCGTGCCAGGATCGGCATGGTGTTCCAGCACTTCAACCTTTTCCCGGACCACACCGCACTGGAAAACGTTGCGTTGGCTTTGTGGAGCGTCAAGGGAATGTCCAAGTCCGAAGCCCGGGAACGCGCCAAGCGCCGCCTCGCCGAGGTGGGCCTGGCCGAACGCGCTGACCACCGGCCCCGGGACCTCTCCGGCGGACAGCAGCAACGCGTCGCGATTGCCCGGGCGTTGGCCATGGAGCCTGAGGTGATGCTCTTCGATGAAGCCACCAGCGCTCTGGACCCGGAACTCGTCAAAGGTGTCCTCAACCTCATGGCCGGGCTGGGCCGCCGCGGCATGACCATGCTGGTGGTCACCCACGAGATGGGCTTTGCCCGCAGGGTGGCAGACCAGGTGGTGTTCATGGATGAAGGCGAAGTGGTGGAAATCGGCACCCCTACCGAGCTGTTCGATAACCCGCGCAGCGAACGCCTGCAGCGCTTCCTCTCGGAAGTCCTGTGA
- a CDS encoding Gfo/Idh/MocA family oxidoreductase, giving the protein MGGTPVQGKSAAGPIRTAVVGFGVSGKVFHAPLIHADPDYSLDVIVTADPERAAEAARLYPQARIVPTPEDMFALAADLDLVVLGTPPLTHLELGATAIAHGLSVVVDKPFVTTVAHGEELVERASDAGVQLTVFQNRRWDADFLTLRKLLGDGALGEVRTFESRFEWWRPEGFGNWRDSATLAEGGGILHDLGAHLIDQAIQLFGPVEDMYGETANHGPHPEAADTEAFVSLRHESGVRTRLWMNGMAAQVGPRFHVLGSKAGYTKWGLDNQEPALAAGITPSDASYGREPEESWGLLGVDGTTAPVPAEKGDYPQFYRELAASLRGYGPLPVQPAEALETLKVIEKIHAFA; this is encoded by the coding sequence ATGGGCGGGACGCCTGTGCAGGGCAAGTCAGCAGCGGGACCCATCCGGACCGCCGTCGTGGGGTTTGGCGTCTCGGGCAAGGTGTTCCACGCGCCGCTGATCCACGCCGACCCGGACTATTCGCTGGACGTCATTGTGACGGCGGACCCGGAGCGCGCCGCTGAGGCTGCCCGCCTCTACCCACAGGCGCGGATTGTTCCCACGCCGGAGGATATGTTCGCCCTTGCCGCGGACTTGGACCTGGTGGTCCTGGGAACACCGCCGCTGACCCACCTTGAGCTGGGGGCCACGGCAATCGCCCATGGGCTAAGTGTTGTGGTGGACAAGCCTTTTGTGACCACAGTTGCCCACGGTGAGGAGTTGGTGGAGCGGGCGTCCGACGCCGGTGTGCAGCTCACGGTCTTCCAGAACCGCCGGTGGGATGCCGATTTCCTCACGCTGCGGAAGCTCCTGGGAGACGGCGCCTTAGGTGAGGTGCGGACGTTTGAGTCGCGTTTTGAGTGGTGGCGACCGGAAGGCTTCGGAAACTGGCGTGATTCGGCAACCTTGGCTGAGGGCGGCGGGATCCTCCATGACCTCGGTGCCCACCTCATAGACCAAGCCATCCAGCTTTTCGGCCCTGTGGAGGACATGTATGGCGAGACTGCCAACCACGGCCCTCACCCGGAGGCAGCGGACACCGAAGCCTTTGTGTCATTGCGCCACGAATCGGGCGTCCGGACACGGCTGTGGATGAACGGAATGGCCGCCCAAGTGGGCCCGCGCTTCCACGTCCTTGGCTCCAAAGCCGGGTACACCAAGTGGGGACTCGACAACCAGGAACCCGCCCTCGCAGCCGGCATCACGCCGTCGGACGCCTCCTACGGGCGCGAACCAGAAGAGTCTTGGGGGCTGCTGGGCGTTGACGGGACAACCGCGCCTGTCCCGGCGGAAAAGGGCGATTACCCACAGTTCTACAGGGAACTCGCCGCCTCGCTCCGCGGTTACGGACCACTTCCCGTGCAGCCGGCCGAAGCGTTGGAAACCCTCAAAGTCATCGAAAAAATCCACGCGTTCGCCTAG